TGATCTCGGCCCCCCAGATCAGCCGCAGTTCCCGCTCGGGGAGGCCGACCAGGTCGTGGCCGGCGTAGAGGACCTGGCCCTGGCGCACCACGTTGCTCTTCGGGAGCAGCCCCATGATCGAGCGGGACAGGATCGTCTTGCCCGACCCCGACTCCCCGACGATCCCCAGGGTCTGGCCCCGGTTGAGGGTGAGCGACACGCCGTCCACGGCCCGCACCAGGCCCCGCTCGGTACGGAAGTGGGTCGACAGGTCGATGACCTCGAGCAGGGGTCCGCCGTCGCGGACCTGGAAGCGCGCCGGGTCGGCCAGATGGGGACGGCGCCGGCGCAGGTGGAGGCTCACACGCCACCTTCGCGGATGTTGAAGAACGCCTGGAGCCGGTCACCGGCCACGTTCAGGGCCAGGACGGTGACGAAGAGGAACAGGGACGGCCACAGGGCCACCAGCG
This DNA window, taken from Acidimicrobiales bacterium, encodes the following:
- a CDS encoding ATP-binding cassette domain-containing protein, with amino-acid sequence MSLHLRRRRPHLADPARFQVRDGGPLLEVIDLSTHFRTERGLVRAVDGVSLTLNRGQTLGIVGESGSGKTILSRSIMGLLPKSNVVRQGQVLYAGHDLVGLPERELRLIWGAEI